A stretch of the Solanum dulcamara chromosome 6, daSolDulc1.2, whole genome shotgun sequence genome encodes the following:
- the LOC129893162 gene encoding transcription factor MYB36, whose translation MGRAPCCDKANVKKGPWSPEEDATLKAYIEENGTGNNWIALPQKIGLKRCGKSCRLRWLNYLRPNIRHGGFTEEEDNIICSLYISIGSRWSIIAAQLPGRTDNDIKNYWNTRLKKKLLGKRKQSQMNRLLLANGGQDLKDINGLEENPLLQNLSNSALERLQLHMQLQTLQNPLSFYNNPSLWPKLTPLQQKMIQTLQANGLNENQSPLYTPINPSENHVQELGQKVGINEFASTNFKVNDQVETSSPINEFNNNQKNVLDTIVGQESVREIQTQGVQDFTQLEIDDIILNNKGSIGLNLQSENQQIASEFDCFKEMDDGSRDNLAWWSNDFDTNTASSSNSWGSSSNILQNSHEGMYQDYALGYNLQ comes from the exons atgggGAGAGCTCCATGTTGTGACAAAGCAAATGTGAAAAAAGGACCATGGTCACCAGAAGAAGATGCAACACTCAAGGCATATATTGAAGAAAATGGCACTGGTAACAATTGGATTGCTCTTCCCCAAAAAATAG GGCTTAAGAGATGTGGGAAGAGTTGCAGGCTAAGATGGTTGAATTACTTAAGACCTAATATTAGACATGGTGGATTTACTGAAGAAGAAGACAACATCATTTGCAGCCTCTATATTAGTATTGGCAGCAG ATGGTCTATAATAGCTGCACAACTTCCAGGAAGAACAGACAATGATATCAAAAATTATTGGAACACTAGACTGAAGAAGAAGcttcttggaaaaagaaaacaatCCCAAATGAATAGATTATTGCTTGCTAATGGTGGCCAAGATCTTAAGGACATAAATGGATTAGAAGAGAATCCATTATTACAAAACCTAAGTAACTCAGCTCTTGAAAGGCTTCAACTTCATATGCAACTTCAAACCCTACAAAACCCTCTTTCTTTCTATAATAATCCATCACTTTGGCCTAAGTTAACCCCTCTTCAACAAAAAATGATCCAAACCCTACAAGCTAATGGTTTAAATGAGAATCAATCACCCCTTTACACACCGATAAACCCTAGTGAAAACCATGTTCAGGAACTAGGGCAAAAAGTTGGGATCAATGAATTTGCTAGTACTAATTTCAAGGTGAATGACCAAGTGGAAACAAGTAGTCCAATTAATGAGTTTAACAACAATCAAAAAAATGTTCTTGACACGATCGTAGGACAAGAAAGTGTGAGAGAGATCCAGACTCAGGGTGTTCAGGATTTTACTCAACTAGAGATCGATGACATAATTCTCAACAACAAGGGATCGATAGGCTTGAATTTGCAATCGGAGAATCAACAAATAGCCTCAGAATTTGATTGTTTTAAAGAGATGGATGATGGATCAAGGGACAATTTGGCATGGTGGTCTAATGATTTTGATACAAATACAGCTTCTTCATCAAATTCTTGGGGTTCATCTTCCAATATTCTTCAGAATTCTCATGAAGGAATGTATCAAGACTATGCACTAGGGTATAATTTGCAATAA